Proteins encoded in a region of the Cytobacillus pseudoceanisediminis genome:
- a CDS encoding VOC family protein — translation MTPNLWFNTEAEEAANFYTSIFKNSAISKITRYGNERHELSGMTEGKVMTVKFQLDGQEFTALNGGPKFRFNEAISFIVNCENQEEIDYYWEKLSEGGDVKAQACGWLKDQFGVSWQIVPAELSEMISSHDSEKTERVMKALLQMEKKIDLNTLKKAFEG, via the coding sequence ATCACACCAAACCTATGGTTCAATACAGAAGCCGAAGAGGCAGCAAACTTTTATACTTCTATTTTTAAGAACTCAGCTATCAGCAAGATAACCCGCTATGGAAATGAAAGGCACGAACTTAGCGGCATGACAGAGGGAAAGGTTATGACTGTGAAATTTCAGCTGGATGGACAGGAGTTTACTGCTCTTAATGGCGGGCCAAAATTTAGGTTTAACGAGGCAATTTCATTTATAGTCAATTGTGAGAATCAAGAAGAAATAGACTACTATTGGGAAAAGCTTTCTGAAGGCGGGGATGTAAAGGCACAGGCTTGCGGCTGGCTTAAGGATCAGTTTGGGGTATCCTGGCAAATTGTACCTGCAGAGTTAAGCGAAATGATCAGCAGCCATGATTCTGAAAAAACCGAACGGGTAATGAAGGCATTGCTCCAAATGGAGAAAAAGATTGATTTGAATACTTTGAAGAAGGCA